A genomic window from Cricetulus griseus strain 17A/GY chromosome 4, alternate assembly CriGri-PICRH-1.0, whole genome shotgun sequence includes:
- the Usp2 gene encoding ubiquitin carboxyl-terminal hydrolase 2 isoform X1 produces MSQLSSTLKRYTESSRYTDAPYAKSGYGTYTPSSYGANLATSFLEKEKLGFKPVSPTSFLPRPRTYGPSSILDYDRGRPLLRTDIIGGSKRAESQTRGNERPSGSGLNGGSGFPYGVTSNSLSYLPMNARDQGGVTLSQKKSNSQSDLARDFASLRTSDSYRTSDGYRIDPGNLGRSPMLARTRKELCALQGLYQAASRSEYLTDYLDNYGRKSSAPQLLTQAPPSRVPEVLSPTYRPSGRYTLWEKGKGQASGPSRCSSPGRDTMNSKSAQGLAGLRNLGNTCFMNSILQCLSNTRELRDYCLQRLYMRDLGHTSNAHTALMEEFAKLIQTIWTSSPNDVVSPSEFKTQIQRYAPRFVGYNQQDAQEFLRFLLDGLHNEVNRVTVRPKPSPENLDHLPDDEKGRQMWRKYLEREDSRIGDLFVGQLKSSLTCTDCGYCSTVFDPFWDLSLPIAKRGYPEVTLMDCMRLFTKEDVLDGDEKPTCYRCRARKRCIKKFSVQRFPKILVLHLKRFSESRIRTSKLTTFVNFPLRDLDLREFASENTNHAVYNLYAVSNHSGTTMGGHYTAYCRSPVTGEWHTFNDSSVTPMSSSQVRTSDAYLLFYELASPPSRM; encoded by the exons ATGTCCCAGCTCTCCTCCACCCTGAAGCGCTATACAGAATCGTCCCGCTACACAGATGCCCCTTATGCCAAATCGGGCTATGGCACCTACACCCCCTCATCCTATGGGGCCAACCTGGCCACCTCCttcctggaaaaggaaaaacttgGTTTCAAGCCGGTCTCCCCAACCAGCTTCCTCCCACGGCCCCGAACCTATGGTCCTTCCTCCATCCTGGACTATGACAGGGGCCGCCCCCTGCTGAGAACTGACATCATTGGGGGTAGTAAGCGTGCTGAGAGCCAGACCCGGGGCAATGAAAGGCCTTCAGGCAGTGGACTCAACGGAGGCAGTGGATTCCCATATGGAGTGACCAGCAACTCCCTCAGCTACCTGCCCATGAATGCCCGAGACCAGGGGGGGGTGACCCTGAGCCAGAAGAAATCGAACAGCCAATCTGACCTGGCCCGGGATTTCGCCAGCCTCCGGACCTCAGATAGCTACCGGACTTCAGATGGCTACCGGATAGACCCCGGGAACCTGGGCCGCAGCCCCATGCTGGCCCGCACTCGCAAGGAGCTCTGTGCCCTGCAGGGCCTCTACCAAGCAGCCAGCCGCTCTGAGTACCTAACTGACTACCTGGATAACTATGGTCGCAAGAGCAGTGCACCACAGCTGCTCACGCAAGCCCCTCCCTCCCGAGTCCCTGAAGTCCTCAGTCCCACCTACCGACCAAGTGGCCGCTACACACTGTGGGAGAAGGGTAAGGGCCAAGCCTCTGGGCCCAGCCGCTGCAGTTCCCCAGGGAGAGACACCATG AATTCAAAGAGTGCCCAGGGTCTGGCTGGTCTTCGAAACCTTGGGAACACG TGCTTCATGAACTCAATTCTTCAGTGCCTGAGCAACACCCGAGAGTTGAGAGATTACTGCCTTCAAAGGCTATACATGCGGGACCTCGGCCACACCAGCAACGCACACACAGCCCTCATGGAAG AATTTGCAAAACTAATCCAGACCATATGGACATCATCCCCCAATGATGTGGTGAGCCCatctgagttcaagacccagATTCAGAGATATGCACCACGCTTTGTTGGCTATAA TCAGCAGGATGCTCAGGAGTTCCTTCGCTTCCTCCTGGATGGGCTCCACAATGAGGTGAACCGGGTGACTGTGAGGCCCAAGCCCAGCCCTGAGAATCTTGATCACCTCCC TGATGATGAAAAAGGGCGACAGATGTGGAGGAAGTATCTGGAGAGGGAAGACAGTCGAATTGGGG ATCTCTTTGTTGGCCAGCTGAAGAGCTCCCTGACCTGCACCGACTGTGGCTACTGCTCTACAGTCTTCGATCCCTTCTGGGATCTCTCGTTGCCCATTGCAAAG agaGGTTATCCTGAGGTGACATTAATGGATTGTATGAGGCTCTTCACCAAAGAGGATGTGCTGGATGGGGATGAAAAACCA ACATGCTACCGCTGCCGAGCCAGGAAACGATGTATAAAGAAATTCTCTGTGCAGAGGTTCCCAAAGATCTTGGTGCTCC ACCTGAAGCGGTTCTCGGAATCCAGGATACGAACCAGCAAGCTCACAACATTTGTGAATTTTCCACTAAGAGACCTGGACTTGAGAGAATTTGCTTCAGAAAACACCA ACCATGCTGTTTACAACCTGTATGCTGTGTCCAATCACTCCGGAACCACCATGGGAGGCCATTATACAGCCTACTGCCGAAGTCCAGTAACGGGCGAATGGCACACTTTCAATGACTCCAG TGTCACACCCATGTCCTCCAGCCAAGTGCGCACCAGCGACGCCTATTTGCTCTTCTATGAACTGGCCAGTCCACCCTCCCGTATGTAG
- the Usp2 gene encoding ubiquitin carboxyl-terminal hydrolase 2 isoform X2 gives MRTSYTVTLPEEPPAAPFPALAKELRPRSPLSPSLLLSTFVGLLLNKAKNSKSAQGLAGLRNLGNTCFMNSILQCLSNTRELRDYCLQRLYMRDLGHTSNAHTALMEEFAKLIQTIWTSSPNDVVSPSEFKTQIQRYAPRFVGYNQQDAQEFLRFLLDGLHNEVNRVTVRPKPSPENLDHLPDDEKGRQMWRKYLEREDSRIGDLFVGQLKSSLTCTDCGYCSTVFDPFWDLSLPIAKRGYPEVTLMDCMRLFTKEDVLDGDEKPTCYRCRARKRCIKKFSVQRFPKILVLHLKRFSESRIRTSKLTTFVNFPLRDLDLREFASENTNHAVYNLYAVSNHSGTTMGGHYTAYCRSPVTGEWHTFNDSSVTPMSSSQVRTSDAYLLFYELASPPSRM, from the exons ATGCGTACTTCCTACACCGTGACCCTGCCCGAGGAGCCCCCCGCCGCCCCCTTTCCCGCCCTCGCCAAGGAGCTACGGCCGCGCTCCCCTCTGTCCCCTTCCCTGCTGCTCTCCACCTTCGTGGGGCTTCTGCTCAACAAAGCCAAG AATTCAAAGAGTGCCCAGGGTCTGGCTGGTCTTCGAAACCTTGGGAACACG TGCTTCATGAACTCAATTCTTCAGTGCCTGAGCAACACCCGAGAGTTGAGAGATTACTGCCTTCAAAGGCTATACATGCGGGACCTCGGCCACACCAGCAACGCACACACAGCCCTCATGGAAG AATTTGCAAAACTAATCCAGACCATATGGACATCATCCCCCAATGATGTGGTGAGCCCatctgagttcaagacccagATTCAGAGATATGCACCACGCTTTGTTGGCTATAA TCAGCAGGATGCTCAGGAGTTCCTTCGCTTCCTCCTGGATGGGCTCCACAATGAGGTGAACCGGGTGACTGTGAGGCCCAAGCCCAGCCCTGAGAATCTTGATCACCTCCC TGATGATGAAAAAGGGCGACAGATGTGGAGGAAGTATCTGGAGAGGGAAGACAGTCGAATTGGGG ATCTCTTTGTTGGCCAGCTGAAGAGCTCCCTGACCTGCACCGACTGTGGCTACTGCTCTACAGTCTTCGATCCCTTCTGGGATCTCTCGTTGCCCATTGCAAAG agaGGTTATCCTGAGGTGACATTAATGGATTGTATGAGGCTCTTCACCAAAGAGGATGTGCTGGATGGGGATGAAAAACCA ACATGCTACCGCTGCCGAGCCAGGAAACGATGTATAAAGAAATTCTCTGTGCAGAGGTTCCCAAAGATCTTGGTGCTCC ACCTGAAGCGGTTCTCGGAATCCAGGATACGAACCAGCAAGCTCACAACATTTGTGAATTTTCCACTAAGAGACCTGGACTTGAGAGAATTTGCTTCAGAAAACACCA ACCATGCTGTTTACAACCTGTATGCTGTGTCCAATCACTCCGGAACCACCATGGGAGGCCATTATACAGCCTACTGCCGAAGTCCAGTAACGGGCGAATGGCACACTTTCAATGACTCCAG TGTCACACCCATGTCCTCCAGCCAAGTGCGCACCAGCGACGCCTATTTGCTCTTCTATGAACTGGCCAGTCCACCCTCCCGTATGTAG